The sequence below is a genomic window from Hyperolius riggenbachi isolate aHypRig1 chromosome 7, aHypRig1.pri, whole genome shotgun sequence.
gtaaaggctgagtcctcaagtggttaaaattaggcTGTTTCAACTTCTTGCATGTGCAGTTCCCATATCTTTTTCCCCGCCCATATGTCAGGTTTTCCCCTGTGGGAGTGCCTGTTCTCTGCAGCCGTGAAAATGCTCAGCGCTGGGAGAAAGGATGtggtgaatgaaaaaaaaaatgttgcaggctggccaatttatttttttccttgcacAGGAAAcgacacattgatttttcagtggacAGTCAGTTTCGCTCTGTTCACATGTGTAAAAACCCAATGGCCCTGGAAGCAGTTGAAATGGGGCCTTAGGGCGAATTACATGCTTGTTTTATAGAACACAAGCTTGATCTCAACAGAGAATTCTCTTAATTCTATAGGAAACTCCCATCCTTTCAAGATAGCtctctgagggctggttcacTTTGAGCAATTGTGCTCAGTTTGCCAATTGGCAAAGCGCTAAAGCAGtgtcaccctatgagggtgttctcactgcAGCGATTGGAATGTAACAAAATCGAAAACCTTCTCCCTGTACtatttttagagcaatttttttCCTCAAAGGAATGTGCAAAACACGCATGCCTTTAAAAAACGTAGTTGcgttttgtagtgtgaactaggccttcgaTTGGCTGGACGCTTGTTGGAGCACGGTATCGGCGGTGAAGAGGCTGCCCCTCCATGGAATTGCATCTCAGCACAGCTGTGGTCCGTACATGGCGCTGTTGTCTGCATGTCAAGCGCCGACACGTGTTACACACATTGCCATTTGGTTGCATTTAAATTGCTCCAGAGTGGCTCTGGTGGCCTGAACTGCCCAAGCATGGACTTGTGTGAGGACTCTTTCCCATGCCAAAGAGGCCTCAAACGAGTCCCTTACAAACACACCCATGGAGTACAGGGAACCAGCTGTACAGAGGCTCTGCATCTTTCCACTGATAAAATGAAAGAATTTTGCCCCCATGTGACAAAAACCTGGTGAAGGCTTATGTGTGCAGTAACTATACTACAGTACCATCCGCTTGTGGTGCCTGGAAGAAATCTTGCATCCAGCATATTCCTCTGTGGTGTGCACTTAATCTGACAAATATTCATGTTTCCTTCCAGTACATCTGCTACCCTCCCCCCACAGAGGAAACCATGGATGAGTGGGACGTACCGCAGATGAAGAAGGAGGTGGAGAGCCTGAAGTATCAGCTGGCCTATAAGAGAGAGATGTCCTCTAAGTCTATCCCTGAGTGAGTATGGCAAGCATCCACACCAAACTTTTTGAAAACTAATACATATGAGTGCTATTTAAAGCCTCAATTCAACATTCCGTAATTTTCATGGTTACTAATGTTGAATAGAAGGCTATGCTGTTGTTCCCACAGCTTTCATATTTGATGCAACTGCTCCAGAGAAATCCCCATTGAAAAAGTCTATACTGTGATCCAGGAATCCATGGAGGTGGAGTAGTGGGATTTCTCCAGTTAGCAGGACAGTGATGGCTGCTCTCGCTTTCCTGTGCTTCTGAAAAATTATTTGCGGCTAGCACTGCAGGTCACAAAATTCTTATTGGTCTAACGCCTGGCTGGTACACACCTTTTGatgattggccaataactgaacaattttaccacctctgagGTTGTGGTAGCTAAACTCTCGTAAATTAggcaaaattagatgtgtgtgcacccttaaggtgggtacacacatcagataaaagtttttggaaaatgaaagatcacataccaattttaccccctttcatgtagtatgagagccatactctacacggtctattctatggagctgaactccccatcagataaaaatctttgcaagatgctgcacacaaagaccgctgtacacatgcaacagatcagtatctgcaaaagatccattcctgcaaaacgcattcatagtctatcatctgcagatctcatacacaccttgtttaacggacaattatctgtagatcagatccaccaggttggatcttcagatcggcagataattgtctgatctgcagatgaatgtccattaaacaaggtgtgtatgggatctgcagatatcatagactatgaatgcattttgcaggaatggaactgatcttttgcagatcctgatctgttgaatgtgtacagcatctttgtgtgctgcatcttgcaaagatttctatctgatgtggagttcagctccatagaatagactgtgtagagtatggctctcatactacatgaaagggggtaaaattggtatgtgatctttcattttccaaagacttttatctgacgtgtgtacccacctttagaggGCTCCTGAGGTGAATGTTTAAATCTATacctacctggagcttcttccagcccctagaagtcttctgGGTCCCTTGCCCGCTGGCCTCCCACCAATGGGCTGGCAAGCCTTACAGGTGGAGTCTATATAGCTTTCTCTTCAGTAAAATTGCCCCATCATTCTCTACAGGAGGAAGGTAGGGGATGCAGCCAGTCACATATTTTAATTCTATTTCTTGCAGAACGTTGTGAATACTAATCAATGCAAACCTTCCATGAGAGGTTGAACTGTGGCTTCTAGTCATAAGAAATGCTACAAGCTGGATTTTCTACAGCTCTTTAACAAgtacagtgaaacatactttttgactgtatgcttcaataTATGCATCACAATATGGCTGTGACATGAAGTACGACTTTTTCATCCCATTACATCCCACTTTCAGCGTTGCCTTATTTGTATGCAAGCTGGTATAACTGATCGTCTCTTCCTGATCAATGTATTAATCATACCTTCACCAACTAGCAAGATCTTACAGAAGTACTAGATAACTGAGATGCTTACTAGCTGGAACCTTTATCTGTGCCCAGACATAGCAGACTctctctattaaaaaaaaaaaaaaaaaaaaaaaaaaaaaaaaaaaaatttaggtgGCTACAGGTTACATTTAAAAGTTACATATGGTATTAACCTAAGAGGGAAGGTTCTTGATCCTATAGactaggggtccccaaacttttttggtcaagggctgggtcaacataaTTCAGACTGTCGGAACATAAATAAAATTATGTTGAaacacattacattgaatctaggtatttatTCCCCCAATCGTGCCCGGAGAAGAACTCCTGGCAACAGCCATTCAGTGCTTGAAGAATGTCTTTGTGTACCAGACTGTGAAGAATACCTAGGTGATAACCTACCGTCCATTTGGACTGCAGTGTcatctgatgcagaattggaagctAACAAATTACTTtcaacagtatgtggatgggtggtgccagcactgctattctatatgcgggacaCTGATTTTTAAAGGTGCAGTGTGCCACATCTAGAagtttatacattttgtgtttgggggtcaGTGAAAAAGCCTGAGGGGGGTGGCTGCATTCAGCCTGTGGTTTGAGGACTACTGCTGTAGAGACTTCCTAGTCTCCTCATTTCCCCTATTCAAATATCCTGCCAGCTGCATCTTTGGGCCTTCTCAGAAGGCTCCAAGTGTAACATATTGTGCATGTGTGAGTCCACAATCACGAAGTATGGAGCTTCTTATCTTCGGAAGCATTTGAGTTAGAACAACAGAAGTGTCTTAAAGTCAGATTACTGCAACAAGGGCCCAGCAGTGGAATGAGAGAGGGCTCAGTATAACTTAGAACCTTCCCAGTCctcttcttatttatttattgtatttataaagcgccaacatattacacagcgcttaggtgagtatctttctTTTTAGGTGTTAACAAGTATACTTTAACCCTACCTGCTGTATCTAACTCTAGACAGAAATAACATTTTGAGTGGTTTGGTTCTGGTTTGACAGTATGACACACTTTGGCTTCATTTTCCTTCCAGGTTACTGAAGTGGATTGAGGAGGGTGTCCCCAACGACCCATTCCTAAACCCGGAGCTGATGAAGAATAACCCCTGGGTGGAGCGTGGGAAATGCAGCATCCTGTGAGGCATCCATGTTacagctctgccctcccctcccccacccgaTTCTCATCTACTttgaatgtaactaaaaatctgaTATTAGAGTCCAGTTAGGAAGCTGAACAGATCAGTGTGGCTACGGTGCATTGTTCCAGGCGCAATGGGGCCTTGGAACCTCCCCGGTCACTAGCGTGCCGAGTGACAATGCTGTAGCAGAAACCTCTCCTCTTTTATTATTTAAATGTCGTTTTAGGTTCAGTTGGTGGCTAGAAAGTGTGCCTATGACTTTCTTTTAGTATAAAAAGCTGACTTGCAGTGAAGAGGTTTAAGTTAGCGGTAGAGGACATGGCTGCTTTACACAGTGGTATGACAGCAATAATATATACAGTTGTGGGCTTTTATTATATATACTGTGCAGTAGCAGATATAGGAGGCTTCAATGCACTGGTGCGGCTGTCTTATCAGCACCcctctatctcccccccccccccccgactgtaCAGTCAAGATTATGCACTATATGAAACATTCTATGCTTTTCAGGTCACTGTAACTAAAGTCATGGGACAGACAGACCCCTGTTTATATCTTATTTCTCCAAAGAACTCAAAATGCAGAGATATTCTAGAAACAAATGAGATTCCTATCTTATAATAAACAATTGGTACATTTTCCTTGCCGGTCAGTGTGGTGTGTTTTCCCCAGTGGCTGGAGGTGTGTGCTTGCATTGCTGCTGTGTTGGGTGAGTGACGCTGTTAAACGCATCCAGCTCCTGTTCACTATAGGCCAGCACAGTGCAACTCTATGCCAATCTGCACTGTGTGAGGACCTGTCATGACTGAACAATGTTCTAGCACAAGACTGCTGGAAGCTGATCTATAAATACAAGATACTAGATCACGGCTGTTTGGAGAGAGTTTGAGTATTGATAACCTGGGTGCAAATAGTATAAATTGTGTACAGATCTCCATAATACTGGTAATTTTTGGAACTGCATTCACACTGGGGTGGTGTTGGGTTGAACAATGCAACTGCATTGCTAAGACAATGTAACTATACTGTAAATGTTCCTATTGGTTTGTTAGTGTATTGGAATCAACTAGCATAAGGTACAAGGCATGCTGTGCAGTACCAGACAATGTGCATGCTTGCCATTGCAGTTAACATATCTTTCATAGACTGTATGCATTGTTGCAATTCTGTTTTCAGGAACCGTAACTCGTGTGAACCTAGTCTGAGGTAGGGTTTAAACTTCACACATTTAATAATTTCTTTTTTGTATAGcatttttctcctgtcggactcaaagcacttgtgaggcagccactaaagcgcactcagtagcagtgttagggagactggcccaaggtctcctactgaataggtgcttgcttactgaacaggcagagccgagattcaaacccaggtctcctttgtcagagcccttaaccattacactatccagccaccacatttTGCTAAATGTATGTGAATGTTGGAGATCTAATAAGTCAATGGAGAATCGCACTTctgccaaaattcatgtttttGCATGCGTAAAAACTGCTTACTTTCTTGCAGCATAAACTTGCAGGTCTCATGCAAACTCCCATTGACCTTCCTTACCTGCGGTAAAAAGTTTGAAATTTTACATATTGAAAATCTGAATTTTTGTATCAAAATTTACATTCATAAGTGTGATCAGTGCTCCGTtaaaatttttttgtttaaataaacACTAGTGTGCTTGAAGCAAGTCTCCAATCTGTATTATAGAATcttaatctatgtagtagaagaacgAAGAGAATATACTTTGGATATACTAGGTAGTTCCTGATTTTACAAATAAGATTTTATGATCAAGATTGTATTATTAGTGAGAAATTAAAGTGCTCAGGTGTTATCTTTTATGTGTTAAATTAGGCTTCAGCCACAAACTTGTGTGTTACATATTTAATAATGTGAACTGCTGGCATGTACTGtgccttaagccccatacacatgcttaaagagactccgtaacaaaaattgcatccggtttttttatcatcctacaagttccaaaagctattctaatgtgttctggcttactgcagcacgttctactatcaccatctctgtaataaatcaacttatctctctcttgtcagacttgtcagcctgtgtctggaaggctgccaagttcttcagtgttgtggttctgtgatgcatctccctcctccaggcccctctctgcacactgcctgtgtattatttagattagggcagcttctctcttctctattatcttttacaagctggataaatcctcctctgagctggctgggctttcacatactgaggaattacatacaggcagagctgtctgcactctgcaggaagaaacagcctgacacttcagtggaagatagctgcagggggaaagaaacacacaaatgatctcttgagattcaaaaggaagggtgtatacagcctgcttgtgtatgaatgtattttctatgtgtggacatactgtacatcaacctacttcctgttttggtggccattttgtttgtttgtaaacaaacttttaaaaactgtttttaaccacttttaatgcggcgaggagcggcgaaattgtgacagagggtaataggagatgtcccctaacacactggtatgtttacttttgtgcgattttaacaatacagattctctttaagggaacactattgatttacatttttttttttttcaattgagataggaattgtttgcaaagtgctgttaagtactggtgtattcatttcactggcaacctctgtgtactgttatcaaaatactttcatatTTTACTGACACaaaaactgatggcagaatgacccatgaggagaggggaaatttccctcacacttcatcagttaaccctgtgtgtaactgtgagagagagagagaaagctcccaacacttgcagcttctgtgtcctgtgtttctgactgaagtgtgtgaagagagcagaggaaatgtaacgttaacatttgtaattgtcacagcttttgatactgttttgctttcagagaaaaatactctgcttcaatgcacagacagtgttgcatatcagacacCCCCTTCTGCAATTGCTTTGTCCCAAtaaagctaaatcctaccctcaataagtgAAAGCTGttacctctgatatttaacatgaaaatgtttacacagctacttaaccatttcagcctgtggggctttttcaccttatgtatcagagcaattttcccctcaGATTCGCTAATAACTATCAattcttaacacaatttattgatctatatcttgttttttccgccactaattaggctttctttgggtggtaccttttgctaagaattttttataaatgcattttaacaggattaataagaaaaatggaaaaacatttcattatttctcagttttcatccattatggctttaaaataatccatgctaccatagttaaaacgtatgtattttatttgcccgtttgtcttggttattacaccatttaaattttgtccctatcacattgtatggcgccaatattttatttggaaataaaggtgcatttttttcctattttgcgtccatcactatttacaagcaatTATCGAGGAAATTATCGAGCTATCGAAATGGATCAATCGAGCAGCATTAAATGATGttcagcgtgtgtatggggctttatggTACACTTTGTATTGCAGATCCTGAAAATATAGAATTGCAATGGTGTTGAAAGCTGTATTATATAGTTATGCCTAAAGTAAATAGAACTATCACTGTAACAGTAAATGGAGAGAATATGCTGCACAGAGATGAATGTGCTGTTGCTTTGTGATGGGGCTATATTGTCCTACAacagatgcagtgtgaaagtatcTTCAGGCCAGGCTCACACTGGGGTTGCTGTGCTGCATGTGCTCTGGAAACAAAATTGCAACTGAGGGGAAAGGTTATCTTGTGCATTTAAATGTGCAGTTCATAAACCTACCattgcaatataattgcattgctttGGCACCAATGTAAAGTTAGCCTTTGGATAGTCTAGGAGATTTGCTTAATGCCTGGTAGAcgcaatgcaattttccatcagattgatggtTGCCATAAAAAATAAAGTTCAGATAAATGATTGtacatgtgtaccaggcataaaatgTGACATGCCAATGCCTCAAAACAAGTTAAAATCAGTAATGCACCATATAGGTCAGAGCTTCATTTTAAAGGTATTTAAAGCACACTTGTAAActtagtgacactgaagcgaggaaaaaaaaaatgatgtaatgaattgtatgtgtagtaccaaTAATTAATATTACATTAATAGTAAAGAAGATATTTTtaattttcaggtttttttttataacactgtaaatattacagaatgaAGGAAACTACTCTAAACTATGAaacagctaatgaccctttgaacttatctgaagttttctttcactgtttgatgtataagtgcttcagaaaataggaccatCTTCAGCCCAAGttgggttgaagagctcagagaaccTCTTTTGCAcaaataactgaagtttcttaactggtAATGAAAATAAAATGAGACTCTcttctctgctactaatgttctatttctaagctgtactacacatacaattaattatatcatgatggctcattcacacttgaaagcgcaaacaTTTTGCATAAGCTTCTATAGCATTGAAACGCGATCACTGGGAAATCTGCTGAAAATAGTGCAGGCATCGTGTTTGCATTTCgcaattttgggcgatttgcacaaatcacccaagtaagaataGCCTCATatggtttcattacactagcactttcaaaagcgctagtgtttgagcattttgccaaaCACTAGCGCCCctaggtttattttttttaatatattctttatttataaagaAGTCATGAACAAGATACTGTAAGAAATTGCACATGTATAAGGAAGTTCTCCAGGAGCGTATTATACAGGTAAATCTATCACATACAACCAATTCGAAAATCTAAACAGTAATTTAGTGGAATAGGTAGTAGCTATTTCTCCAATGGCCAGATACCATATAGCTTATCAAGTACCTGAAATATCATTAAATAAGGCATAATAAACTCTTCTATCACTACAGATTATCCATACCAAACTTGTTAGGttcataatcccccccccccccttttgtgtcATCTGGTTAACGCATCAGCCTTGGAGGACCTTAATAAAGTCTTCTGAATGTCTGAAGTATGTCCAGAaagaccaggttttttttttttttatatatatctcaTGCTTGTCAAATGCGATATAGGAGAGCTCCTCCATATAGTCTCATCGATTTCTTTTACTAATTCTTCCATCCCTGGTGCCACTGTCTGTTTCCACTTTCGCATTATTAGGCGTTTCGCAGCATTTAGTATATGGCGCATcaccggttttttttttttatatatatatattgtttcatGGTCAAACTGTTGAGATGCAGGAGATAGAACTCTGGAATAAATGGAGTACTTCTATCTGTGACAGCTTTTATTAATCTTTCTATGGTTTTCCAGTTACCTGCAGGCAGGGGGCAGGTCCAGAATGTGTAATAGCGTGCCTATGGATTGGCCACATCTCCAGCAGGTATCAGAGGTGTCCGGATAAATTTTGTTAAGTTTAAATGGGGTAAAATACCACTGAGTTAGTATTTTATAATTCATCTCCTGCAAGCCAAAAGTTCTTGTAGATTTGTGGGCAAAAATGCACATTCTAGTTTTTTGATGTGAGGCGAAAGATGTACCTAAGTTAGTCTCCCATGTATGGAGGAAAGAGAGATCTGGTATACTCGGGAAGCTATTATCTCATATATTCTGGACAGCGTTCTGCCTAAGTTTATTTTAacctcagatttcctttaaagggaaccagagacgaagcaccctcgtgtattttaccatatatatcagtaagaacattagagaaaccacctaccctgccctctgtttcatcctcactgctaaaagtgtcttatCAGCTGTAGTAAGAaagaatcctggactgagcattcagtctggctttgccgggaataattatagccgagtcattatagcagagccacaagggggcaggcttgaaaagacaccagagaagatagactcagctataatctttccatagcaaagctagactgaatgctcagtctgggattcttatcagaggtgataacagtcagattaaacagagaacaatgaaacaaagggcagattaggtgtttactgtcatgttcccactgatctataaggtaaaatacaagagggtgcttcatctctagtTCTCTTTAAACGTTTAATAGACTCCTTGCTATGGTGTGAAATGATCCAGACTGCAAACAGGTTTTATAAGAAACCTGGCCCAGGTATACCATAACTGATACAGGTAGGAAACAACTATTATGTTTTTTATGAACTCAAGTAATACATGAAAAGTAGAGTTTATGAAAAATATTTATTGCAGCTAAATACAAAAACCAGAATAATACTTTTTCATGGTACTGTGAACAGCTCAGGAAACTGCTTCAACTTGGTCCAGCCACACACAAAACTCATATGAAATGTGTATCTGTTACGTCTGCCTTTATTGGGAAAAAATAATTGTAAATGTtaacaaggattccctgatgcttCAGCTGTTTATGATCCAACCCTCCAGATTTCTGACTCCAATAACTACTGTCTGCTGATGTGACTATAGAGGCATTAACTCTCACCATGCTTTGCAACGTAACCTCAGCAAGCCTGAATATCTTGTGAttgcagaaataagcatgcatttGATTGTCTCCAATGTCTTGCAATTTGTAGCAGGAGCATATAAACAACCAACCATGGCATTTGTTTAGCCTAATTGCAAGCTGCATACAAGTTGCAACACTATGGACAGGAAAAAGACAACCTCTGTCTGCCTACCGCAAGTGTTAATTTCCAGGCAGATACTGAAAGTCTGAGGATGCATTAtagctattccccctccaagttgttgtTAGGGAGAGACGTAATTTGTGTATCGGCTATTGCCATCGGCcaaattaagctttttttttctaatttgagcCAGTGCCACTATGACCGTAATTTCATATGGTGGTGCCAAAATTAGCTGTCTCATCCCTGTGTGCCTCTTCCTCAGCCATGCTTTTTATGTTCTCCCTGGCGTTACTGAGGTCTGTCACCTACATTTACTGCTGTATGAGAGTATTACCTGTATGGCAAACATAGGCTTCAGCCATGGAttaaataaaggtggccactaactatccAATTTTTAGAGAGAAATTGTTTGAGTGATTAGACAAAGGCTATTGGATATATGTCATAACACATTTTACCATCAATTTGTCAATCTGTACTTCCTATCCATCAAAACCAATTATAAAACACAAGTGAACAAAATGCCATCTGaactgttttaaaggataccagatatgAATCATGCTAGCAAACCAGGCATATACTGTCACCTAATGCTTGTCACTCCCCCTGTTCTTTCTGCCTCTGCATTATACCTAAATGCCCTTGTCAACCTTCTCAGGGTCGTTGGAGTCAGGCACTACTGCAAAGGCCAGGTTGTGAACCTCCTACAGAGTGCACACTGCACATGAATGAACATGCACAACGTGCTCTCGGCTAAAGATGCGCTGTAAGATACGCACAGCATGGCCTGCGCAGTGGTGCCTAACTCCAGCGACCCAGAAGATGTTGCCAAAGGGTCATTTAGGTATGATGCAGAAAGGAGAGATGGgtggcatcaggacaggtgacagTATACGCCAGCTTCCCATTTCTCTAGCATGTTTGCATCTAGTATCCTTTAAAAATAGTTTGTAGTAAATTGGGAATACCAATGGATTTCATTCTTTGCCAATCTGATTTTGATCTTGAACCATTCTTCACTAAAATTTGGACCATAGTGACCACCTTTCGAGGCATAAAGTTATGAAAGGCTGGCATCTACCTGGAAAGTAGCGCACATATCAGGCAGAAACATTGACTGTACATAGCTACTGGAGGACAAAGGGCAATTCCTTGTGAAGCAGACAGCAGCAGTACGGATGATGGTGAATTGTGGCTACATGGTTTGTAAGCAGCATCACCCAACATCCCATTCACCGCTGTCTCCTGAGTGCTGACCAGGTGAAAACACAAACTGTTACCAAATCCATGCCATCttgtgaaagaactaataaattacactttttacaaaaatgtataaaGAAAATCACATTAAGTCTTTAATGTAGACATTTCTCCTCACGGCATTGGAGACCCCTTCATTAAAGCGAAACCACACATGGCTGTTCCCCACAGCTGTTCCAATCTTCTTCTCTATCGAA
It includes:
- the GNG13 gene encoding guanine nucleotide-binding protein G(I)/G(S)/G(O) subunit gamma-13, with the protein product MDEWDVPQMKKEVESLKYQLAYKREMSSKSIPELLKWIEEGVPNDPFLNPELMKNNPWVERGKCSIL